In Elaeis guineensis isolate ETL-2024a chromosome 1, EG11, whole genome shotgun sequence, a genomic segment contains:
- the LOC105032286 gene encoding putative UPF0481 protein At3g02645 — MASKESSITSSKDSLLFDERRWVIQIRNTFDEEDEEDVRIPVSVFSVPKTLLSTKPEAYVPQLFALGPYHHWYPQLYEMERYKLATAKRTQKQLQKLKLEQAVEHLMRKEHKIRSHYHRHLDLSGEALAWMMVIDGSFLLEFLRNYSDAEGKAFRKVPSMSHMVDAARMKLAYNSILRDIVMLENQIPLNLVRKILRFQSISNQIADSELSTMLIGFVKEVCPFKVMDNLSSIDTKRYAHLLQLLYFVIVPKVKEESGTNEIEHHVDVPESNEDQAPADPSYVKKLFNSVWSSASRLNIMNVFIKGPFKFLVKVPWKIISHLPGISILAAPIGNLFFNRDEKEEDEESGNKPPLVEEIMIPSVTELTKAGVKFSPTRGDLTTIAFDVKTATLRLPTVSLDINTEVLLRNLVAYETSVESGPMVFTRYTELINGIIDTEEDVKLLRQKGIILNRMKNDEEVAKLWNGMSKSVRLTKVAFIDKVLVDVNKFYNSRWSVKSRKFMKNCVFGSWQILTLLAALLLLFMTCVEAFCSVYSRGTRWSFVTGTNAGEGRVKCLLICKVSLVRLTCKTHVEFVCKPNGFSLSVSTGFGISGSDIGVQFLYNFLKI; from the exons ATGGCTTCTAAGGAATCCTCAATAACCTCTTCTAAAGATTCTCTCCTCTTTGATGAGCGACGTTGGGTGATACAAATTcgtaatacctttgacgaggagGACGAAGAGGATGTCCGAATCCCTGTCTCAGTTTTTAGCGTCCCCAAGACACTACTATCCACCAAACCTGAAGCCTACGTCCCCCAGCTCTTTGCACTCGGACCGTACCACCATTGGTACCCCCAGCTCTATGAGATGGAGCGCTACAAGCTCGCCACAGCCAAGAGGACACAGAAGCAGCTCCAGAAACTCAAACTCGAACAAGCTGTCGAACACTTGATGAGAAAAGAGCACAAGATCAGATCCCACTACCATAG GCACCTTGATTTGAGTGGAGAGGCTCTAGCATGGATGATGGTTATTGATGGATCCTTCTTGCTCGAGTTCCTTCGCAACTACTCCGATGCAGAGGGAAAGGCCTTCAGGAAGGTGCCATCAATGTCCCATATGGTGGATGCTGCAAGGATGAAGTTGGCTTATAATTCTATCCTTAGGGACATCGTGATGCTTGAGAACCAGATACCTCTCAATCTAGTAAGAAAGATCTTGCGATTTCAAAGCATTTCAAACCAAATTGCTGATAGTGAACTCTCGACAATGCTGATAGGATTTGTGAAGGAGGTTTGTCCATTTAAGGTGATGGATAACTTGTCAAGCATCGACACTAAAAGGTACGCACACTTGTTGCAACTTCTCTACTTTGTCATCGTTCCGAAGGTCAAGGAAGAAAGCGGAACCAATGAAATCGAACACCATGTCGATGTCCCTGAGTCAAATGAGGATCAGGCCCCGGCAGACCCTAGCTATGTGAAGAAGCTCTTTAATTCGGTTTGGAGTTCGGCGTCACGTTTAAATATCATGAATGTTTTCATTAAAGGACCCTTCAAGTTCCTAGTGAAGGTTCCTTGGAAGATCATCTCCCATCTCCCGGGGATCTCGATCTTGGCTGCTCCCATCGGAAATCTGTTCTTCAATAGAGATGAAAAAGAGGAAGATGAAGAATCTGGTAACAAACCACCTTTGGTTGAAGAGATCATGATCCCTTCGGTGACCGAGCTCACAAAGGCTGGTGTCAAGTTCTCACCAACGAGGGGGGACTTGACGACGATCGCGTTCGATGTGAAAACCGCCACTCTTCGTCTCCCTACTGTGAGTTTAGACATCAACACTGAGGTTCTGTTGAGGAATCTTGTAGCATATGAGACGTCGGTCGAGTCGGGGCCCATGGTTTTCACTCGATACACTGAGTTGATCAATGGGATTATCGACACCGAGGAGGATGTGAAGCTGTTAAGGCAAAAGGGGATCATCTTGAACCGGATGAAGAATGATGAGGAGGTGGCAAAGCTTTGGAATGGGATGAGCAAATCAGTGAGGTTGACGAAAGTGGCCTTCATAGACAAAGTGTTGGTGGATGTGAACAAGTTTTATAACAGTCGGTGGAGCGTTAAGAGCCGGAAGTTTATGAAAAACTGTGTGTTTGGGTCGTGGCAGATCCTTACGCTTCTGGCTGCCCTTCTGCTGCTGTTTATGACGTGTGTGGAGGCCTTCTGCTCGGTCTATAGCCGTGGAACTCGTTGGTCCTTTGTCACAGGCACGAATGCGGGGGAGGGGAGAGTGAAATGCCTGTTAATTTGCAAGGTTTCGCTAGTACGACTTACATGTAAAACTCATGTAGAATTTGTATGTAAGCCAAATGGATTTAGCTTGTCCGTAAGCACCGGTTTTGGTATTTCAGGTTCAGATATTGGGGTGCAGTTTCTGTACAACTtcttaaaaatatag